The following proteins come from a genomic window of Methylorubrum populi:
- a CDS encoding DUF429 domain-containing protein, producing the protein MARWVAGLDGCRGAWAGALIDLDDPARWRCTRVPRVIDLLDGPEAPACIGIDVPIGLPDRVSGGGRSADRAARALLGAGRSSVFPVPPRPAVYAASYDAAKALSRAGSEPPFAPSIQCWNILRYVREVDELLRGRPDLVARLHEVHPEVAFFRLNGDRCLGAGKKGPARAEGLAERRALLIAAGLPAALVGSRPPPGVGADDHLDAMAALVVARDIAAGRAEPLPNAVERDSYGLPIVIWAPAAPAVAPP; encoded by the coding sequence ATGGCGCGCTGGGTGGCGGGGCTGGACGGGTGCCGAGGTGCCTGGGCGGGCGCCCTGATCGATCTCGACGACCCGGCGCGCTGGCGCTGTACCCGCGTCCCGCGGGTGATCGATCTCCTCGACGGGCCGGAGGCACCGGCCTGCATCGGCATCGACGTGCCGATCGGCCTGCCCGACCGGGTGAGCGGCGGGGGACGCTCCGCCGACCGGGCGGCGCGGGCATTGCTCGGGGCGGGGCGGTCCAGCGTCTTCCCGGTGCCGCCGCGCCCGGCGGTCTATGCCGCGAGCTACGACGCGGCCAAGGCGCTGTCGCGGGCGGGATCCGAGCCGCCCTTCGCACCCTCGATCCAGTGCTGGAACATCCTGCGCTACGTCCGCGAGGTCGACGAATTGCTGCGCGGGCGGCCCGACCTCGTCGCGCGGCTGCACGAGGTGCATCCGGAGGTCGCGTTCTTCCGCCTCAACGGCGACAGGTGCCTGGGCGCGGGCAAGAAGGGCCCGGCCCGCGCCGAGGGCCTCGCCGAGCGCCGGGCGCTCCTGATCGCCGCCGGGCTGCCCGCGGCGCTGGTCGGCTCGCGGCCGCCGCCGGGGGTCGGGGCCGACGACCATCTCGATGCCATGGCCGCCCTCGTTGTGGCCCGCGACATCGCAGCGGGACGCGCCGAGCCGCTTCCCAACGCGGTCGAGCGCGACAGCTATGGCCTGCCGATCGTGATCTGGGCGCCCGCGGCCCCGGCGGTCGCGCCGCCGTGA
- a CDS encoding (2Fe-2S)-binding protein: MIVCSCNVLSDGQVRACLQPGPGCPRTPAQVYGCLGCSPKCGRCARTIRSILRKAMDEAAPAHACSSACEASCSLGSFQTTREPEGVAA, from the coding sequence ATGATTGTCTGCTCTTGCAACGTCCTCTCCGACGGACAGGTACGCGCGTGCCTGCAACCGGGTCCGGGCTGCCCCCGTACCCCCGCCCAGGTCTATGGATGCCTCGGCTGCAGCCCGAAATGCGGGCGCTGCGCGCGCACCATCCGCTCGATCCTGCGCAAGGCCATGGACGAGGCCGCTCCCGCTCACGCCTGCTCGAGCGCCTGCGAAGCGTCTTGCAGTTTGGGATCATTCCAAACTACAAGGGAGCCGGAGGGCGTCGCAGCCTGA
- a CDS encoding uracil-DNA glycosylase family protein, whose product MPALPDRFEATAARLRACRLCRDAPLYGAPLPHEPRPVVQGSATARLLIASQAPGNRAHRSGIPFSDPSGRRLRAWLGLDEASFYDPGRVAILPMGACFPGLDAKGGDRPPRRECAPAWRADLLAGLPRLDLILVIGQYAQAWHLGPRPGGLTETVAGWRAILAASGRPRVLPLPHPSWRNNGWLRTNPWFEAELLPVLRAEVARVMAKGSD is encoded by the coding sequence ATGCCCGCCCTCCCCGACCGTTTCGAAGCGACCGCCGCCCGCCTGCGCGCCTGCCGGCTCTGCCGCGACGCGCCGCTCTACGGCGCACCCCTGCCGCACGAGCCGCGGCCGGTGGTGCAGGGCTCGGCCACCGCGCGGCTGCTGATCGCGAGTCAGGCGCCGGGCAATCGGGCGCATCGCAGCGGCATCCCGTTCAGCGACCCGTCCGGCCGGCGCCTGCGGGCGTGGCTCGGGCTCGACGAGGCGAGCTTCTACGATCCCGGGCGGGTGGCGATCCTGCCGATGGGCGCCTGCTTTCCCGGCCTCGACGCCAAGGGCGGCGACCGGCCGCCGCGGCGGGAATGTGCGCCCGCGTGGCGGGCCGACCTGCTGGCCGGACTGCCGCGCCTCGACCTGATCCTGGTGATCGGCCAGTACGCGCAAGCCTGGCATCTCGGGCCGCGGCCGGGCGGCCTCACCGAGACGGTCGCGGGCTGGCGCGCCATCCTCGCGGCGTCCGGGCGGCCGCGGGTGCTGCCGCTACCGCATCCCTCCTGGCGCAACAACGGCTGGCTCAGGACGAATCCGTGGTTCGAGGCGGAGCTTCTGCCGGTGCTGCGGGCCGAGGTGGCGCGGGTGATGGCAAAGGGTTCGGACTGA
- a CDS encoding DUF4142 domain-containing protein produces the protein MLKKYAAASALVVAMATPAFAQVGGDFRLDAMQANAFEIQSAQIALQKSRNPAVRAYAREALRDHQAANVALAGGERNYMAARQAGPGGLVGGLVEAPLAIAGGAVGAATGVATGVVGGTLQGGPVGAIEGAGTGLSRGAAAGARAFDPDTTAGTTVVQPNPQQQQMLAELNATPPGARFDRLYGQQQVMAHQMSISMTQSYAQAGPNPALRNYAQQALPVLQQHYSMAQRLPGAR, from the coding sequence ATGCTGAAGAAATACGCTGCTGCGTCCGCTCTCGTCGTCGCCATGGCGACCCCCGCTTTCGCCCAGGTCGGGGGCGACTTCCGCCTGGACGCCATGCAGGCAAATGCCTTCGAGATCCAGTCCGCCCAGATCGCGCTGCAGAAGAGCCGCAACCCGGCGGTGCGGGCCTATGCCCGCGAGGCCCTGCGTGACCATCAGGCCGCCAACGTCGCTCTGGCCGGCGGCGAGCGCAACTACATGGCCGCCCGTCAGGCCGGCCCCGGCGGCCTCGTCGGCGGCCTGGTCGAGGCTCCGCTCGCCATTGCCGGCGGCGCGGTCGGCGCGGCCACGGGCGTGGCGACCGGCGTGGTCGGCGGCACCCTGCAGGGTGGCCCGGTCGGCGCGATCGAGGGGGCCGGCACCGGCCTGAGCCGCGGCGCCGCCGCCGGCGCCCGTGCCTTCGACCCGGACACCACCGCGGGCACCACCGTGGTGCAGCCGAACCCGCAGCAGCAGCAGATGCTGGCCGAGCTGAACGCCACCCCGCCCGGCGCCCGCTTCGACCGGCTCTACGGCCAGCAGCAGGTGATGGCGCACCAGATGTCGATCAGCATGACGCAGTCCTACGCCCAGGCGGGCCCGAACCCGGCCCTGCGCAACTACGCCCAGCAGGCCCTGCCGGTGCTGCAGCAGCACTACAGCATGGCCCAGCGTCTCCCGGGCGCCCGCTAA
- the dut gene encoding dUTP diphosphatase produces MSDSPPKVGLHLLDPRLTGWGFPRWGSAAAAGLDLHACLDAPLLLEPQAPPALIPAGVSVRIGDPGWCGLVFARSGLGHRDGLVLGNGTGVIDADYEGPLMISAWNRNPSGRGAAIRIEPGERIAQLVFTRVLRPDFEIREAASEPEAPSSGRGQGGFGSTGRL; encoded by the coding sequence TTGTCAGACTCTCCCCCGAAGGTCGGCCTCCACCTGCTCGATCCGCGTCTCACCGGGTGGGGCTTTCCCCGCTGGGGCAGCGCGGCGGCCGCGGGGCTCGACCTGCATGCCTGCCTCGACGCGCCGCTGCTCCTGGAACCGCAGGCGCCGCCCGCGCTGATCCCGGCCGGCGTCTCGGTGCGGATCGGCGATCCCGGCTGGTGCGGGCTGGTTTTCGCCCGCTCCGGCCTCGGGCACCGGGACGGACTTGTGCTCGGCAACGGCACCGGAGTGATCGACGCCGATTACGAGGGGCCGCTGATGATCTCCGCCTGGAACCGCAACCCGTCCGGTCGCGGGGCGGCGATCCGCATCGAGCCGGGCGAGCGCATCGCGCAGCTCGTCTTCACCCGCGTCCTCCGTCCGGACTTCGAGATTCGCGAGGCTGCCTCGGAGCCGGAGGCGCCGTCCTCCGGACGCGGGCAGGGCGGCTTCGGCTCGACCGGCCGGCTCTGA
- the pyrF gene encoding orotidine-5'-phosphate decarboxylase, translated as MPESADPRDRLIVALDLPDVAAAERLVARIGDAATFYKIGYRLAYAGGLDFAARLAAEGKKTFLDLKLHDIGNTVEEGVRSASALGATFLTVHAYPQTMRAAVRGRSSGLKILAVTVLTSYDDADAAEAGYALPVADLVARRAEQAAVIGIDGIVCSAAEAQAVRGRIGPSGLIVTPGIRPAGAEAGDQKRVMTPAQARAAGIDHVVVGRPITGAEDPRAIAQRIVAEMEDA; from the coding sequence ATGCCGGAGAGTGCCGACCCCCGCGACCGCCTGATCGTCGCCCTCGACCTGCCCGACGTGGCGGCGGCCGAGCGGCTCGTCGCGCGCATCGGCGATGCGGCGACCTTCTACAAGATCGGTTACCGGCTCGCCTATGCGGGCGGGCTCGACTTCGCCGCCCGCCTCGCGGCGGAAGGCAAGAAAACCTTCCTCGATCTCAAGCTCCACGATATCGGCAACACCGTCGAGGAGGGGGTGCGCTCGGCCTCCGCGCTCGGCGCGACCTTCCTGACGGTGCATGCCTATCCGCAGACCATGCGCGCGGCCGTGCGCGGGCGGTCGTCGGGCCTGAAGATCCTCGCCGTCACCGTGCTGACCTCCTACGACGACGCGGACGCGGCGGAAGCCGGCTACGCCCTGCCGGTCGCCGACCTCGTCGCGCGCCGCGCGGAACAGGCCGCGGTCATCGGCATCGACGGCATCGTCTGCTCGGCGGCCGAGGCGCAAGCGGTGCGCGGACGGATCGGTCCCTCGGGTCTGATCGTGACGCCCGGCATCCGGCCGGCGGGCGCGGAGGCCGGTGACCAGAAGCGGGTGATGACACCGGCGCAGGCGCGGGCGGCGGGCATCGACCACGTGGTGGTCGGGCGCCCGATCACCGGGGCCGAGGACCCCCGCGCGATCGCGCAGAGAATCGTTGCCGAGATGGAGGATGCCTGA
- a CDS encoding TetR/AcrR family transcriptional regulator, producing the protein MPAATAHILPPSDETAPTTRDRIVEAAARSFQEIGYQKTTVADIARTLKMSPANVYRFFESKKAINEAVVEQLTGEIEAMIAAIAAAPKLDAPERLARIITALHDDCRRRFEAHPRVHEMVEAAMSESWGVCQAHVDRIGAVLARVVADGMREGAFAAGDPTSAAACLQAGITRYCHPMLVGRQPNTIEPPLPVMIAFLLGALRTAGR; encoded by the coding sequence ATGCCCGCCGCCACGGCCCACATTCTTCCACCCTCGGACGAGACCGCGCCGACGACGCGCGATCGGATCGTCGAGGCGGCGGCCCGCTCGTTCCAAGAGATCGGCTACCAGAAGACGACGGTCGCCGACATCGCCCGCACGCTCAAGATGAGCCCGGCCAACGTCTACCGCTTCTTCGAGTCGAAGAAGGCGATCAACGAGGCCGTGGTCGAGCAACTGACCGGCGAGATCGAGGCAATGATCGCCGCCATCGCCGCCGCGCCGAAGCTCGACGCGCCCGAGCGGCTGGCCCGGATCATCACCGCGCTCCACGACGATTGCCGCCGCCGCTTCGAGGCGCATCCGCGCGTCCACGAGATGGTCGAGGCGGCGATGAGCGAGAGTTGGGGCGTCTGCCAGGCGCATGTCGACCGCATCGGCGCCGTTCTCGCGCGGGTGGTGGCCGACGGGATGCGCGAGGGCGCCTTCGCTGCCGGCGACCCGACGAGCGCGGCGGCCTGCCTCCAGGCCGGGATCACGCGCTACTGCCATCCGATGCTGGTCGGCCGCCAGCCCAACACGATCGAGCCGCCGCTGCCGGTGATGATCGCCTTCCTGCTCGGCGCCCTGCGGACGGCGGGCCGCTGA
- a CDS encoding universal stress protein, giving the protein MKTLLVPVTLHDALPSVFATAVLVARRFGSLIEGVSLRPALAEYVPVDMVGGMTWLRDEEADQAEAQDAGQRFVAAMEAAGLPRREPGASCAPDAAANAGPRYRWQPDVPPGDAFLGQYARLFSATVVGRPGADDGAPRMTTFETALFESGRPILLAPPEAPSCLGEAILIAWNGSTETARAIAFAMPFLRRARRVLVLSAEGGMVPGPSAEDVARSLACEGIEAAHKALPAGRRTPGELYLDHAESFGCDLLIKGAYTQSRLRQMIFGGPTSHILSHATVPVLMAH; this is encoded by the coding sequence ATGAAGACCCTGCTCGTTCCGGTCACCCTCCACGACGCCCTGCCCTCGGTCTTTGCCACGGCCGTGCTGGTGGCGCGCCGCTTCGGCAGCCTGATTGAGGGTGTCTCGTTGCGCCCGGCGCTCGCCGAATACGTGCCCGTGGACATGGTCGGCGGCATGACGTGGCTGCGGGACGAGGAGGCCGACCAGGCCGAGGCGCAGGATGCCGGGCAGCGCTTCGTCGCGGCGATGGAGGCGGCCGGCCTGCCGCGCCGCGAACCCGGCGCCTCCTGCGCCCCGGACGCCGCGGCCAATGCCGGGCCGCGCTACCGCTGGCAGCCCGACGTGCCGCCCGGCGACGCCTTCCTCGGCCAGTACGCGCGGCTATTCTCGGCGACCGTCGTCGGCCGGCCCGGGGCCGATGACGGTGCGCCGCGCATGACCACCTTCGAGACCGCCCTGTTCGAGAGCGGGCGCCCGATCCTGCTGGCGCCACCCGAGGCCCCATCCTGCCTCGGCGAGGCGATCCTGATCGCCTGGAACGGTTCGACCGAGACGGCACGGGCTATCGCATTCGCCATGCCGTTCCTGCGCCGGGCCCGGCGCGTGCTCGTGCTCAGCGCCGAAGGCGGCATGGTGCCGGGCCCGAGCGCGGAGGACGTGGCGCGCTCGCTCGCCTGCGAGGGGATCGAGGCCGCGCACAAGGCGCTCCCCGCCGGCCGCCGCACCCCCGGCGAACTCTACCTCGACCATGCCGAATCGTTCGGCTGCGATCTCCTGATCAAGGGCGCCTATACCCAGAGCCGCCTTCGCCAGATGATTTTCGGCGGCCCGACCAGCCACATCCTGTCGCACGCGACCGTGCCGGTGCTGATGGCGCACTGA
- a CDS encoding carbonic anhydrase: MFPQVLTDGYRSFLGERLPSERRKYETLGKEGQEPEVLLIGCCDSRVAPEVIFDTGPGQIFTIRNVANIVPPAERDTAYHGTSSAIEFAVQALKVKHIVVLGHATCGGIKAAGLGADPLSSGNFIGRWVSLVEPAKKKLAEAGDTPDKEGFLTRLEYAMIGQSLENLMTFDFIREAVEAGRLHLHGAHFGIVTGELRIRDPKTGEFHSVVERDGQTLAASALISCAGA, from the coding sequence ATGTTTCCGCAGGTTCTGACCGATGGCTATCGCAGCTTCCTCGGCGAGCGGCTGCCGAGCGAGCGGCGCAAGTACGAGACGCTCGGCAAGGAAGGCCAGGAGCCGGAAGTGCTGCTGATCGGCTGCTGTGACAGCCGCGTCGCCCCGGAGGTGATTTTCGATACGGGGCCGGGCCAGATCTTCACGATCCGCAACGTGGCCAACATCGTCCCGCCCGCCGAGCGCGACACCGCCTATCACGGCACCTCCTCGGCGATCGAGTTCGCGGTCCAGGCCCTGAAGGTGAAGCACATCGTCGTGCTCGGCCACGCCACCTGCGGCGGCATCAAGGCCGCCGGGCTCGGTGCCGACCCGCTCTCCTCGGGCAACTTCATCGGCCGCTGGGTCTCGCTGGTCGAGCCGGCCAAGAAGAAGCTCGCCGAGGCCGGCGACACCCCGGACAAGGAGGGTTTCCTCACCCGCCTCGAATACGCGATGATCGGCCAGAGCCTCGAGAACCTGATGACCTTCGACTTCATCCGCGAGGCCGTCGAGGCGGGCCGCCTGCACCTGCACGGCGCGCATTTCGGCATCGTCACCGGCGAACTGCGCATCCGTGATCCGAAGACCGGTGAATTCCATTCCGTGGTCGAGCGCGACGGGCAGACGCTCGCCGCCTCCGCCCTGATCAGCTGCGCCGGCGCCTAA
- a CDS encoding SDR family NAD(P)-dependent oxidoreductase, which yields MKLDGKRALITGADSGIGRATAILFAREGADVAITYNTDAAGIAETAAAVEAAGRRALVIQDDVGDPASVTRTFETAGRDLGTLDILINNAGQAMGGMEVAEMDDAVLERILRVNLMAPLFCARAFIRMRRAAAASRPAGGKIVIVSSVAQHLPTPGSAPYGMSKAGVGSLCRSLSRELAEDRINVNNIAPGLIETPMTADRFEHTETLEQSLARIPWHRAGQPDEIARAALYLASADSDYVTGHTLVVDGGLTMQWGGA from the coding sequence ATGAAGCTCGACGGCAAGCGGGCCCTGATTACCGGCGCCGATTCCGGAATCGGCCGGGCGACTGCGATCCTGTTCGCGCGGGAAGGCGCGGACGTCGCGATCACCTACAACACCGACGCGGCCGGCATCGCCGAGACCGCGGCCGCCGTCGAGGCGGCCGGCCGCCGGGCGCTCGTCATCCAGGACGATGTCGGCGATCCGGCCTCGGTCACCCGGACCTTCGAGACCGCCGGGCGCGATCTCGGCACGCTCGACATCCTGATCAACAATGCCGGGCAGGCGATGGGCGGCATGGAGGTCGCCGAGATGGACGACGCGGTGCTGGAGCGCATCTTGCGCGTCAACCTGATGGCGCCGCTGTTCTGCGCCCGCGCCTTCATCCGCATGCGGCGTGCGGCCGCCGCCAGCCGGCCGGCCGGCGGCAAGATCGTGATCGTCTCCTCGGTCGCCCAGCACCTGCCGACCCCCGGCAGCGCGCCCTACGGCATGTCGAAGGCGGGGGTCGGCTCGCTCTGCCGCAGCCTGTCCCGGGAACTCGCCGAGGACCGGATCAACGTCAACAACATCGCCCCCGGCCTGATCGAGACGCCGATGACCGCCGACCGCTTCGAGCACACCGAGACGCTCGAGCAATCGCTCGCGCGCATCCCGTGGCACCGGGCCGGTCAGCCGGACGAGATCGCCCGGGCCGCGCTCTACCTGGCCAGCGCGGACTCGGATTACGTGACGGGGCACACGCTCGTGGTCGATGGCGGGCTGACCATGCAATGGGGCGGTGCGTGA
- a CDS encoding acyltransferase family protein — translation MQGLRALAALMVVVHHAQNEAMILAGRTGTDFVPRDGLPWPAGVDIFFVISGFIIVHAAAPLYGRPGARGRFIAHRIARLVPLYWLVTGLYLALGLAVPALLSGEGGPPDAARTLASFLFWPMARPDGAVLPLYGLGWTLNYEMAFYALFALGLGFSRRGAVAWLVAALALVVLAGRLIPAPPVPLAFWSDPIVLEFALGAGLALLRNEGWRLHAPARAALAAAGLFGLAAAPDAPALRLLAWGLPAALLVAAAVLGRDRPEAARGGWAARLLGAAERLGDASYALYLLHPFVLRAVREGLLRSGFAVTLGPWPGLVLMVVLTLPAALLAHQLLERPLTRLVRRALEPARPAGASESAATPER, via the coding sequence GTGCAGGGGCTTCGCGCCCTGGCCGCGCTGATGGTGGTCGTTCACCACGCGCAGAACGAGGCGATGATCCTGGCCGGGCGCACGGGAACTGACTTCGTCCCGCGCGACGGGCTGCCCTGGCCGGCGGGTGTCGACATCTTCTTCGTCATCTCCGGCTTCATCATCGTCCACGCGGCGGCCCCGCTCTACGGCCGGCCGGGCGCGCGGGGGCGCTTCATCGCCCACCGCATCGCCCGCCTCGTGCCGCTCTACTGGCTCGTCACCGGGCTCTATCTCGCCCTCGGTCTGGCCGTGCCCGCCCTGCTCAGCGGCGAGGGCGGACCGCCGGACGCGGCGCGCACCCTCGCCTCGTTCCTGTTCTGGCCGATGGCGCGGCCCGACGGGGCGGTGCTGCCGCTCTACGGGCTGGGCTGGACCCTGAACTACGAGATGGCCTTCTACGCCCTGTTCGCCCTCGGCCTCGGTTTCTCGCGGCGCGGCGCCGTGGCGTGGCTGGTCGCCGCCCTGGCGCTCGTCGTCCTCGCCGGGCGGCTGATCCCCGCGCCGCCGGTCCCCCTCGCCTTCTGGTCCGATCCGATCGTGCTCGAATTCGCCCTCGGCGCCGGGCTCGCGCTGCTGCGCAACGAGGGCTGGCGCCTGCACGCACCGGCCCGGGCCGCGCTCGCCGCGGCGGGTCTGTTCGGGCTCGCCGCCGCGCCGGACGCGCCGGCGCTGCGCCTCCTCGCCTGGGGCCTGCCCGCCGCGCTCCTCGTGGCGGCGGCGGTCCTCGGCCGGGACCGGCCCGAAGCCGCGCGCGGCGGCTGGGCCGCCCGCCTCCTCGGCGCGGCCGAGCGGCTGGGGGATGCCTCCTACGCCCTCTACCTGCTGCATCCCTTCGTGCTGCGGGCCGTCCGCGAAGGGCTGCTGCGCAGCGGCTTCGCGGTCACGCTCGGCCCCTGGCCGGGCCTGGTGCTGATGGTCGTGCTGACCCTGCCCGCCGCGCTCCTCGCCCACCAGTTGCTGGAACGGCCGCTGACGCGCCTCGTCCGCCGCGCCCTCGAACCCGCGCGCCCCGCCGGGGCATCGGAAAGCGCCGCGACGCCCGAGCGATGA
- a CDS encoding DUF1330 domain-containing protein has protein sequence MAKGYWIVRVDVSDAEAYKAYAAANGAAFARFGGRFLVRGGAFEAVAGQARARNVIVEFPSYEDALACWNSDLYQSARALQKGGAEADILVIEGYDGPQPVVSEPAPTPGAASE, from the coding sequence ATGGCCAAGGGCTACTGGATCGTGCGGGTCGATGTGAGCGACGCCGAGGCCTACAAGGCCTACGCGGCGGCCAACGGCGCCGCCTTCGCCCGCTTCGGCGGCCGCTTTCTCGTGCGCGGCGGCGCCTTTGAGGCGGTGGCGGGGCAGGCGCGGGCCCGCAACGTGATCGTCGAGTTCCCGAGCTACGAGGACGCGCTCGCCTGCTGGAACTCCGACCTCTACCAATCGGCCCGCGCCCTGCAGAAGGGCGGCGCCGAGGCCGACATCCTGGTGATCGAGGGCTATGACGGGCCGCAGCCGGTCGTCTCCGAGCCGGCGCCGACGCCGGGCGCCGCGTCGGAATAG
- a CDS encoding methyl-accepting chemotaxis protein yields the protein MIDVVEADVMTAIDGVGGSIIATRDEVGRMREGVGRIRTQMERLAAAAEGAAGMTGGMLDTSRLLSSTSERIAGAMDQAGHHLATAADRSVEARALLAELERAGDEIASVVETIAAVSRQTNLLALNATIEAARAGEAGRGFAVVAGEVKALAVETGRAAADVRNRIARLREGAQASGAAIAAMTEAVDAMRPAFATVRGVTGDQAATVGALADEAQQAAAFVSGVSRDTSAATAAATDVDGLAQRAESASAAASVQTEALGRRFVAVIRQTEMGDRRRFDRYPIERVVTLAGTSGRTIDLSRGGVLIEAIPGLRAEPGARLVLEIERIGALTVRVVGISTMGLHCAFEGLAPAAEAALAATLAEVEADYAPMIATAQGMARRMAAVMEAEIAAGRLTPEILFDTAYRPIPGTDPQQFLTQAVPVLERLLSPLIEPPLQADPRMLFCIPTDRNGFLPVHNARVSQPQRPDDPVWNNAHCRNRRIFDDRTGITASRSTRPFTVQSYRREVGSAWVLVREIDAPIRVLGRHWGACRTAYRF from the coding sequence ATGATCGACGTCGTCGAGGCCGACGTGATGACGGCGATCGACGGTGTCGGGGGATCGATCATCGCCACCCGCGACGAAGTCGGCCGGATGCGGGAGGGCGTGGGCCGAATCCGGACGCAGATGGAGCGGCTCGCCGCTGCCGCGGAGGGCGCGGCGGGGATGACGGGGGGCATGCTCGACACCAGCCGGCTCCTCTCCTCCACCTCGGAGCGCATCGCCGGAGCCATGGATCAGGCCGGCCACCACCTCGCGACCGCGGCCGACCGTTCCGTGGAGGCGCGCGCGCTGCTGGCCGAGCTGGAGCGGGCGGGCGACGAGATCGCCAGCGTCGTCGAGACCATCGCCGCGGTCTCGCGGCAGACCAACCTGCTCGCCCTGAATGCGACGATCGAGGCGGCGCGCGCGGGCGAGGCGGGGCGGGGCTTCGCCGTGGTCGCGGGGGAGGTCAAGGCGCTGGCCGTCGAGACGGGCCGCGCCGCCGCGGACGTGCGCAACCGCATCGCCCGGCTGCGCGAGGGGGCTCAAGCCTCGGGCGCGGCGATCGCCGCCATGACCGAGGCGGTTGATGCGATGCGTCCGGCCTTCGCCACCGTCCGCGGCGTCACCGGGGATCAGGCCGCGACGGTCGGCGCGCTCGCCGACGAGGCGCAGCAGGCGGCCGCTTTCGTCTCGGGCGTGAGCCGCGACACGAGCGCGGCGACGGCCGCCGCCACCGACGTGGACGGCCTCGCCCAACGGGCCGAGAGCGCCAGTGCCGCCGCCTCGGTTCAGACCGAGGCGCTCGGACGCCGCTTCGTCGCGGTGATCCGCCAGACCGAGATGGGGGATCGCCGCCGCTTCGACCGCTACCCGATCGAGCGCGTCGTGACGCTGGCCGGCACCTCCGGGCGGACGATCGATCTGAGCCGGGGCGGCGTCCTGATCGAGGCGATCCCCGGCCTGCGCGCCGAGCCCGGCGCACGGCTCGTGCTCGAGATCGAGCGGATCGGGGCGCTCACGGTCCGGGTCGTCGGCATCAGCACCATGGGCCTGCACTGCGCCTTCGAGGGGCTGGCTCCAGCGGCCGAGGCCGCCCTCGCCGCGACGCTCGCCGAGGTCGAGGCGGATTACGCGCCGATGATCGCCACCGCCCAGGGCATGGCCCGTCGCATGGCGGCGGTGATGGAGGCGGAGATCGCGGCCGGACGCCTGACGCCGGAGATCCTGTTCGACACGGCCTATCGGCCGATCCCCGGCACCGACCCGCAGCAATTCCTCACCCAGGCCGTCCCAGTGCTGGAGCGCCTGCTGTCGCCGCTGATCGAGCCGCCGCTGCAGGCCGATCCGCGCATGCTGTTCTGCATCCCGACCGACCGCAACGGCTTCCTGCCGGTTCACAATGCGCGGGTGTCGCAGCCACAGCGGCCGGATGATCCGGTCTGGAACAACGCCCATTGCCGCAACCGGCGCATCTTCGACGACCGAACCGGTATCACCGCTTCACGCTCGACCCGGCCGTTCACCGTGCAATCCTACCGGCGCGAGGTCGGAAGCGCGTGGGTCCTCGTGCGTGAGATCGACGCGCCGATCCGGGTGCTCGGGCGGCACTGGGGCGCCTGCCGCACCGCTTACCGGTTCTGA
- a CDS encoding NUDIX hydrolase produces the protein MTDLPDADLPEADLPTRDIARALVFDPSNRLLLIEYEAVRPIDPAHPEALGFWFMPGGGLEPGESHEEACRRELSEEIGVADVELGPCVAVCDGPFRLFRKPRWARERYFVVRLASDAVDTSRLAETEDNPVRGTRWWPLAELAASAERIEPAGLAELAQRIAAGDVPDQPVRLDWQNA, from the coding sequence GTGACCGACCTTCCCGACGCGGATCTTCCCGAGGCAGACCTGCCGACCCGCGACATTGCCCGCGCCCTGGTGTTCGACCCCTCGAACCGGCTGCTCCTGATCGAGTACGAGGCCGTGCGCCCGATCGATCCGGCCCATCCGGAGGCCCTCGGCTTCTGGTTCATGCCCGGCGGCGGGCTGGAGCCGGGCGAGAGCCACGAAGAGGCGTGCCGGCGCGAACTCTCGGAGGAGATCGGCGTTGCCGACGTCGAACTCGGTCCCTGCGTCGCCGTCTGCGACGGGCCGTTCCGCCTGTTCCGCAAGCCGCGCTGGGCCCGCGAGCGCTACTTCGTGGTCCGGCTCGCGAGCGACGCCGTCGATACGAGCCGGCTGGCCGAGACGGAGGACAACCCCGTGCGCGGAACCCGCTGGTGGCCGCTCGCCGAACTGGCCGCCTCGGCGGAGCGCATCGAGCCCGCCGGACTGGCCGAGCTGGCGCAACGAATCGCCGCCGGCGACGTTCCGGACCAGCCCGTCCGCCTCGACTGGCAGAACGCTTGA